Proteins from a single region of Falco naumanni isolate bFalNau1 unplaced genomic scaffold, bFalNau1.pat scaffold_294_arrow_pat_ctg1, whole genome shotgun sequence:
- the TMEM145 gene encoding LOW QUALITY PROTEIN: transmembrane protein 145 (The sequence of the model RefSeq protein was modified relative to this genomic sequence to represent the inferred CDS: deleted 1 base in 1 codon) has product ARPWGGSRGAPALLLPLLPLLLLLLLPAGGGAKYVRGRISTKEDWVFLTRFCFLSDYGRLDFHFRYPEAKCCENILLYFDDPSQWPAVYKKANKDCLAKESVIRPENNQVINLTTQYAWSGCQVLLEDSVRYLSCASGRSFRSVRERWWYVALSKCGGDGLELEYEMVLTNGKSFWTRHFSADEFGILETDITFLLIFILIFLISCYFGYLLKGRQLLHTTYKMFMAAAGVEVLSLLLCCVYWGQYACDGVGSGGLKVLAKLLFSVSFLIFLLMLILLGKGFTVTRGRISHAGSVRLSVYMTLYSIAHVLLLTYEAEFFDPGQVLYTYESPAGYGLVALQALAFLWFGAAVLLTLKQVPEKRHFYLPFLAAYTLWFFAVPLTALIANFGIPKWAREKIVNGIQLGIHLYAHAVFLVMTRPSAANKNFPYHVRTSQIGSARGGGPTKGPPRGGEPSPHGYGNVTFISDSVPNFTELFSIPPPGVSPRAQKQVEETPVVEWGPPPRRVVTTVGGGARPPQKSSGGGGGDGQAPPPQLPPPPTPSGYPEYFSMHTGGGRHL; this is encoded by the exons aCTGGGTGTTCCTGACCCGCTTCTGCTTCCTCTCTGACTACGGGCGCCTTGATTTCCACTTCCGATACCCCGAG GCCAAGTGCTGCGAGAACATCCTGCTCTACTTTGATGACCCATCCCAATGGCCGGCGGTCTACAAGAAGGCCAACAAG gaCTGCCTGGCCAAGGAGTCTGTGATCCGCCCAGAGAACAACCAGGTCATCAACCTGACCACCCAGTACGCCTGGTCGGGCTGccag gtgctgctggaggactCAGTGCGGTATTTGAGCTGCGCCAGCGGTCGCAGCTTTCGCTCCGTCCGGGAGCGCTGGTGGTACGTGGCCCTCAGCAAGTGTGGG GGGgatgggctggagctggagtACGAGATGGTGCTGACCAACGGGAAATCCTTCTGGACCAGGCACTTCTCCGCGGATGAGTTTG GCATCCTGGAGACGGACATCACTTTCCTCctcatcttcatcctcatctTTCTCATCTCCTGCTACTTCGGCT aCCTGCTGAAGGGgcggcagctgctgcacaccaCCTACAAGATGTTCATGGCAGCCGCCGGCGTGGAGG tgctgagcctgctgctgtgctgcgtGTACTGGGGGCAGTACGCCTGCGACGGCGTCGGCAGCGGCGGCCTCAAGGTCCTGG ccaAGCTGCTGTTCTCGGTCAGcttcctcatcttcctcctcatGCTCATCCTGCTGGGCAAGGGCTTCACCGTCaccag gggccGCATCAGCCACGCGGGCTCGGTCCGGCTCTCGGTCTACATGACACTCTACAGCATCGCCCACGTGCTGCTGCTCACCTACGAGGCCGAG TTCTTTGACCCGGGCCAGGTGCTGTACACCTACGAGTCCCCGGCGGGCTACGGGCTGGTGGCGCTCCAGGCTCTCGCCTTCCTCTGGTTCGGCGCTGCCGTCCTGCTCACGCTCAAGCAGGTGCCCGAGAAGCGGCACTTCTACCTGCCCTTCCTCGCCGCCTACACGCTCTG GTTCTTCGCGGTGCCGCTGACGGCGCTGATCGCCAACTTTGGGATCCCCAAGTGGGCGCGGGAGAAGATCGTCAATGGGATCCAGCTGGGGATCCACCTCTATGCTCATGCCGTCTTCCTG gtgATGACGCGACCCTCGGCCGCCAACAAGAACTTCCCATACCACGTGCGGACATCGCAGATTGGCTcggct agggggggggggcccaCCAAGGGACCCCCCCGCGGGGGGGAACCCTCCCCCCACGGCTATGGCAATGTCACCTTCATCAGCGACTCAGTCCCCAACTTCACTGAGCTCTTCTCCATCCCCCCCCCGGGTGTGTCGCCACgt GCGCAGAAGCAGGTGGAGGAGACACCGGTGGTGGagtggggacccccccccaggcGTGTGGTGACCACGGTGGGTGGGGGGGCCCGGCCCCCTCAAAAGAGcagcggggggggcgggggcgaCGGCCAGGCCCCCCCGCCGCAGCTGCcgcccccacccacccccagcgGCTACCCCGAGTACTTCAGCATGCACACGGGGGGTGGACGGCACCTGTAG